The proteins below are encoded in one region of Chroicocephalus ridibundus chromosome 9, bChrRid1.1, whole genome shotgun sequence:
- the LONRF3 gene encoding LON peptidase N-terminal domain and RING finger protein 3 isoform X2 → MGSHLPPQQRPESQLVLQLAAGALQAQNLELSGGGGLGPEWQVLLGRADALAYGGRLHEALPLYQLASRHQQLRAEQLEKLVECLAQSVRIKEGLPAAGGGPPQPREWDVFRCRKCQGFLFEPVSLPCGHTFCKKCLERDRAAGSRCVLCKEEGGAAAGQLLRVNVILSNLLAKWFPCQVKASQLRHEGNLLYKEKKLQAALQKYNEAVSLAPNDHLLYSNRSQINSTLKACEDALHDAETACRLQPYWLKGHLRKGQALANLGKTEEALREFLFCLALDTGNKTAKSEAQKVNVEQKKGFPIQEEPNVTSGSLRKSIQITESKKDCSEEENKLTSLPESMFLISEKCSLLKRKCCPEEMRNAEVPCKLMKKDTVDTKGNSTGQHIPFEFVDPSDLDCSLCMRLFYEPVTTPCGHTFCLKCLERCLDHNPKCPLCKEGLSECLAMRKYCKTVLMEELIARYLPEELTERRKIYEEEIAELSNLNKNVPIFVCTMAYPTVPCPLHIFEPCYRLMIRRCMETGTKQFGMCISDPVKGFADYGCILEIRNVEFFADGRSVVDSIGKRRFKVIQHSQRDGYNTADIEYIEDQKVQGQEYAALLVLHDSVYDQAYMWFNSLKQALKSRILSHFGPMPAKDPDPQANPNGPAWCWWVLAVLPLENRAQLPFLAMKSLKDRLNGIRRVLTFMSRTRSR, encoded by the exons atgggctCCCACCTGCCGCCGCAGCAGCGTCCGGAGTCCCAGCTGGTGCTGCAGCTGGCGGCCGGGGCTCTGCAGGCGCAGAACTTGGAGCTgtcgggcggcggcggcctggGGCCCGAGTGGCAGGTGCTGCTCGGGCGGGCCGACGCGCTGGCCTACGGCGGGCGGCTGCACGAAGCCCTGCCGCTCTACCAGCTGGCGTCCCGGCACCAGCAGCTGCGGGcggagcagctggagaagctggtggAGTGCCTGGCGCAGAGTGTCCGGATCAAAgaggggctgcccgccgccgggggcggccccccgcagccccgcgagTGGGACGTCTTCAGGTGCCGCAAATGCCAGGGCTTCCTCTTCGAGCCCGTTTCCTTGCCTTGCGGACACACGTTCTGCAAAAAGTGCCTGGAGAGGGACCGGGCGGCCGGGTCCCGCTGCGTCCTGTGCAAGGAggagggcggcgcggcggccgggcAGCTCCTGCGGGTCAATGTCATCCTCAGCAACCTGCTGGCCAAGTGGTTCCCCTGCCAAGTGAAGGCTTCGCAGCTCAGGCACGAAGGGAACCTGCTCTACAAGGAGAAAAAGCTACAAGCCGCCCTGCAGAAGTACAACGAAGCGGTCAGCCTAG CTCCAAATGACCACTTACTATACAGCAACCGGTCCCAGATTAACTCTACTTTGAAAGCTTGTGAAGATGCATTGCATGATGCAGAAACAGCATGCAGGCTGCAGCCATACTGGTTGAAA GGTCACCTAAGGAAAGGACAAGCATTAGCTAAtctggggaaaacagaagaagCTTTAAGAGAGTTTCTATTCTGCCTTGCTCTAGATACTGGGAACAAGACAGCCAAGTCTGAGGCACAAAAG GTAAATGTGGAACAGAAAAAGGGCTTTCCTATTCAAGAGGAACCAAACGTAACTTCTGGTAGTTTGAGAAAATCTATACAAATTACAGAGAGCAAAAAGGACTGCTCAGAGGAGGAGAACAAACTCACCTCCCTGCCAGAGTCTATGTTTCTCATTTCTGAGAAGTGCAGCCTCCTGAAAAGGAAGTGCTGCCCAGAGGAGATGCGAAATGCTGAGGTACCCTGCAAACTGATGAAGAAAG ATACAGTTGATACTAAGGGAAACAGTACTGGACAACATATTCCATTTGAATTTGTGGATCCATCAGATTTGGACTGCTCCCTCTGTATGAG GCTCTTCTATGAACCTGTCACGACACCTTGTGGACACACCTTCTGCCTCAAATGTCTTGAGAGATGCCTGGATCACAACCCAAAATGTCCCCTGTGCAAGGAAGGACTCTCAGAG TGTTTGGCTATGAGGAAATACTGCAAAACAGTACTAATGGAGGAGTTAATAGCTAGGTATCTTCCAGAGGAACTCACCGAAAGACGAAAGATTTATGAAGAGGAAATAGCAGAGCTTTCCAA CCTAAATAAGAATGTTCCTATATTTGTCTGCACAATGGCCTATCCTACAGTCCCATGCCCCTTGCACATTTTTGAGCCATGTTATCGCCTGATGATTCGAAGGTGTATGGAGACTGGCACCAAACAATTTGGGATGTGCATCAGTGACCCTGTAAAGGG GTTTGCAGATTATGGCTGCATTCTGGAGATAAGAAACGTTGAATTCTTTGCTGATGGTCGCTCTGTTGTAGACAGCATCGGCAAGAGGAGATTTAAGGTGATACAGCACAGCCAGCGCGATGGCTATAATACAGCAGATATTGAGTACATTGAGGATCAAAAg GTGCAAGGACAAGAGTATGCTGCATTACTTGTTCTCCACGATTCTGTCTATGATCAGGCATATATGTGGTTTAACTCCCTCAAGCAAGCACTCAAAAGTCGAATTCTCAGTCATTTTGGTCCAATGCCAGCTAAGGATCCTGACCCACAG GCTAACCCTAACGGGCCAGCCTGGTGCTGGTGGGTCCTAGCTGTCCTTCCACTTGAGAACAGAGCTCAGCTCCCTTTCCTTGCCATGAAATCCCTCAAAGACCGCTTGAATGGCATCAGACGTGTCCTTACATTCATGTCTCGTACAAGATCACGGTGA
- the LONRF3 gene encoding LON peptidase N-terminal domain and RING finger protein 3 isoform X1: MGSHLPPQQRPESQLVLQLAAGALQAQNLELSGGGGLGPEWQVLLGRADALAYGGRLHEALPLYQLASRHQQLRAEQLEKLVECLAQSVRIKEGLPAAGGGPPQPREWDVFRCRKCQGFLFEPVSLPCGHTFCKKCLERDRAAGSRCVLCKEEGGAAAGQLLRVNVILSNLLAKWFPCQVKASQLRHEGNLLYKEKKLQAALQKYNEAVSLAPNDHLLYSNRSQINSTLKACEDALHDAETACRLQPYWLKGHLRKGQALANLGKTEEALREFLFCLALDTGNKTAKSEAQKLLLSLFSLIPGNAQEHLPDILQLLSHHSRLKGNLLNSVGSGGTSHNLQRLLKVNVEQKKGFPIQEEPNVTSGSLRKSIQITESKKDCSEEENKLTSLPESMFLISEKCSLLKRKCCPEEMRNAEVPCKLMKKDTVDTKGNSTGQHIPFEFVDPSDLDCSLCMRLFYEPVTTPCGHTFCLKCLERCLDHNPKCPLCKEGLSECLAMRKYCKTVLMEELIARYLPEELTERRKIYEEEIAELSNLNKNVPIFVCTMAYPTVPCPLHIFEPCYRLMIRRCMETGTKQFGMCISDPVKGFADYGCILEIRNVEFFADGRSVVDSIGKRRFKVIQHSQRDGYNTADIEYIEDQKVQGQEYAALLVLHDSVYDQAYMWFNSLKQALKSRILSHFGPMPAKDPDPQANPNGPAWCWWVLAVLPLENRAQLPFLAMKSLKDRLNGIRRVLTFMSRTRSR, encoded by the exons atgggctCCCACCTGCCGCCGCAGCAGCGTCCGGAGTCCCAGCTGGTGCTGCAGCTGGCGGCCGGGGCTCTGCAGGCGCAGAACTTGGAGCTgtcgggcggcggcggcctggGGCCCGAGTGGCAGGTGCTGCTCGGGCGGGCCGACGCGCTGGCCTACGGCGGGCGGCTGCACGAAGCCCTGCCGCTCTACCAGCTGGCGTCCCGGCACCAGCAGCTGCGGGcggagcagctggagaagctggtggAGTGCCTGGCGCAGAGTGTCCGGATCAAAgaggggctgcccgccgccgggggcggccccccgcagccccgcgagTGGGACGTCTTCAGGTGCCGCAAATGCCAGGGCTTCCTCTTCGAGCCCGTTTCCTTGCCTTGCGGACACACGTTCTGCAAAAAGTGCCTGGAGAGGGACCGGGCGGCCGGGTCCCGCTGCGTCCTGTGCAAGGAggagggcggcgcggcggccgggcAGCTCCTGCGGGTCAATGTCATCCTCAGCAACCTGCTGGCCAAGTGGTTCCCCTGCCAAGTGAAGGCTTCGCAGCTCAGGCACGAAGGGAACCTGCTCTACAAGGAGAAAAAGCTACAAGCCGCCCTGCAGAAGTACAACGAAGCGGTCAGCCTAG CTCCAAATGACCACTTACTATACAGCAACCGGTCCCAGATTAACTCTACTTTGAAAGCTTGTGAAGATGCATTGCATGATGCAGAAACAGCATGCAGGCTGCAGCCATACTGGTTGAAA GGTCACCTAAGGAAAGGACAAGCATTAGCTAAtctggggaaaacagaagaagCTTTAAGAGAGTTTCTATTCTGCCTTGCTCTAGATACTGGGAACAAGACAGCCAAGTCTGAGGCACAAAAG CTTCTACTTAGTTTGTTTTCACTCATCCCGGGAAATGCTCAGGAACACTTACCCGATATCCTGCAGCTGTTGTCACATCACTCTAGATTAAAGGGGAATCTCCTAAATTCAGTGGGATCTGGAGGCACCAGCCATAATCTACAAAGGTTGCTCAAG GTAAATGTGGAACAGAAAAAGGGCTTTCCTATTCAAGAGGAACCAAACGTAACTTCTGGTAGTTTGAGAAAATCTATACAAATTACAGAGAGCAAAAAGGACTGCTCAGAGGAGGAGAACAAACTCACCTCCCTGCCAGAGTCTATGTTTCTCATTTCTGAGAAGTGCAGCCTCCTGAAAAGGAAGTGCTGCCCAGAGGAGATGCGAAATGCTGAGGTACCCTGCAAACTGATGAAGAAAG ATACAGTTGATACTAAGGGAAACAGTACTGGACAACATATTCCATTTGAATTTGTGGATCCATCAGATTTGGACTGCTCCCTCTGTATGAG GCTCTTCTATGAACCTGTCACGACACCTTGTGGACACACCTTCTGCCTCAAATGTCTTGAGAGATGCCTGGATCACAACCCAAAATGTCCCCTGTGCAAGGAAGGACTCTCAGAG TGTTTGGCTATGAGGAAATACTGCAAAACAGTACTAATGGAGGAGTTAATAGCTAGGTATCTTCCAGAGGAACTCACCGAAAGACGAAAGATTTATGAAGAGGAAATAGCAGAGCTTTCCAA CCTAAATAAGAATGTTCCTATATTTGTCTGCACAATGGCCTATCCTACAGTCCCATGCCCCTTGCACATTTTTGAGCCATGTTATCGCCTGATGATTCGAAGGTGTATGGAGACTGGCACCAAACAATTTGGGATGTGCATCAGTGACCCTGTAAAGGG GTTTGCAGATTATGGCTGCATTCTGGAGATAAGAAACGTTGAATTCTTTGCTGATGGTCGCTCTGTTGTAGACAGCATCGGCAAGAGGAGATTTAAGGTGATACAGCACAGCCAGCGCGATGGCTATAATACAGCAGATATTGAGTACATTGAGGATCAAAAg GTGCAAGGACAAGAGTATGCTGCATTACTTGTTCTCCACGATTCTGTCTATGATCAGGCATATATGTGGTTTAACTCCCTCAAGCAAGCACTCAAAAGTCGAATTCTCAGTCATTTTGGTCCAATGCCAGCTAAGGATCCTGACCCACAG GCTAACCCTAACGGGCCAGCCTGGTGCTGGTGGGTCCTAGCTGTCCTTCCACTTGAGAACAGAGCTCAGCTCCCTTTCCTTGCCATGAAATCCCTCAAAGACCGCTTGAATGGCATCAGACGTGTCCTTACATTCATGTCTCGTACAAGATCACGGTGA